Proteins from a single region of Ziziphus jujuba cultivar Dongzao chromosome 1, ASM3175591v1:
- the LOC107409623 gene encoding uncharacterized protein At4g19900, whose translation MFDFDGPKLPRPLILFLHHLQELKRSVLDFLLCLPTSILAFTLLLLLVYNGFSVFCIHLPFLAKTSPEPANFSPEYPAGKFPLLRLSSSYSSLRSLSSSSSSSSTSSSLSTSSSSFSSKLYVVKEENPPPILKTHLQNHSFSVIRISTSSIRSHRRLKKHKRKLKILRSLPPQSSQFSTRIREFFAAGNCKPRFFMTWISSLDFFGDRELFAIESLFKSHPNACLVMVSNSMDSKKGNQILKPFSDTGFKVMTISPDFDFIFKNTHAGAWFCRLREGNVDPGEVALGQNLSNLLRLALLYKFGGIYVDTDIIILKSFSKLRNVIGAQTVDIETGNWSRLNNAVLIFDKNHPLLFKFIQEFALTFNGNKWGHNGPYLVSRVVSRVSGRTGYNFTILPPSAYYPVDWTRIRSLFQGPRDEIHSNWLISKLKQIRNESFAVHLWNRQSRSLEIEKGSIIHHILSDCCIFCNHSSSSL comes from the coding sequence ATGTTTGATTTTGATGGTCCCAAACTTCCTCGCCCTCTCATTCTCTTTCTTCACCATTTGCAGGAACTAAAAAGATCTGTGCTTGATTTTCTCCTCTGCTTGCCTACTTCTATTTTGGCTTTTACTCTTCTTCTCCTTTTGGTCTACAATGGCTTCTCTGTCTTTTGCATTCACCTTCCTTTTCTTGCCAAAACTTCACCAGAACCCGCCAATTTTTCTCCGGAATATCCCGCTGGAAAATTTCCGCTACTCAGGTTGTCCTCTTCTTATTCCTCATTGCGTTcactgtcttcttcttcttcttcttcttctacttcttcttctctttctacgtcttcttcttctttctcttcaaaGCTATACGTAGTGAAAGAAGAAAACCCACCTCCGATTTTGAAAACCCATTTGCAAAATCACAGCTTTTCAGTGATTCGCATTTCCACTTCTTCGATTCGAAGCCATAGGCGGCTTAAGAAGCACAAAAGGAAGCTGAAAATCCTCCGCTCCCTACCACCACAATCGAGTCAGTTCTCAACAAGAATAAGAGAGTTCTTTGCTGCAGGAAATTGTAAGCCTCGCTTCTTCATGACTTGGATTTCTTCTTTGGATTTTTTTGGTGATAGGGAACTGTTTGCCATAGAGAGCTTGTTCAAGTCCCACCCAAATGCTTGTTTGGTCATGGTCTCAAACTCCATGGATTCCAAGAAAGGAAATCAAATCCTGAAGCCCTTTTCTGATACGGGATTCAAGGTAATGACAATTTCTCCAGATTTTGATTTCATATTCAAGAACACTCATGCTGGGGCATGGTTTTGTAGATTAAGAGAAGGTAATGTGGATCCAGGTGAGGTTGCTTTGGGTCAAAACCTCTCTAATCTGCTTAGGCTGGCTTTGTTGTATAAATTTGGCGGTATTTACGTAGACACAGATATTATAATCCTTAAGAGCTTCTCAAAATTGAGAAATGTGATTGGTGCTCAAACTGTCGATATTGAAACTGGGAATTGGAGCAGATTGAATAATGCAGTTCTGATTTTTGATAAGAACCATCCATTGCTCTTCAAATTCATCCAAGAATTTGCACTCACTTTTAATGGGAACAAGTGGGGTCACAATGGGCCTTACTTGGTTTCAAGGGTGGTCTCCAGGGTTAGTGGAAGAACAGGATATAATTTCACTATTTTGCCACCATCTGCCTATTATCCAGTGGATTGGACAAGAATTCGAAGCCTTTTTCAAGGTCCTAGAGATGAAATTCACTCCAACTGGTTGATTTCGAAGCTGAAACAGATTAGGAACGAAAGCTTTGCTGTTCATTTGTGGAACAGACAGAGTAGAAGTTTAGAGATTGAAAAGGGAAGCATTATTCATCATATTCTTTCAGATTGTTGTATCTTCTGCAATCATTCATCTTCAAGCTTGTGA